A window from Methylococcus mesophilus encodes these proteins:
- the bioH gene encoding pimeloyl-ACP methyl ester esterase BioH, with amino-acid sequence MGLFAETSGCGPDVVLIHGWGMHGGIWSGFVPQLTDRYRVTRIDLPGHGHSPMLADWSLETAAAAVLESVPQPAHWVGWSLGAMVALEAARTAPEAVASLTLLCGTPRFVAEPGWPGMEAATLARFADGFLADYQDACRRFLALQVWGMPGERELLREVRSQLAGRPQPERTALLAGLDVLRHADLRPVLRELRQPVQALLGRRDKLVPAGLGAVLAELKPGLTSHRIDNAPHVPFLTHGDQTARLIDEFISLP; translated from the coding sequence ATGGGGCTGTTCGCCGAGACATCGGGTTGCGGACCCGATGTCGTCCTGATCCACGGCTGGGGCATGCACGGCGGCATCTGGTCCGGTTTCGTGCCGCAGCTGACCGACCGTTACCGGGTCACGCGCATCGACCTGCCGGGACACGGCCACAGCCCGATGCTGGCGGACTGGTCGCTCGAAACCGCAGCGGCGGCCGTTCTGGAGTCTGTGCCCCAGCCGGCGCACTGGGTCGGCTGGTCGCTCGGCGCGATGGTGGCGCTGGAGGCCGCCCGCACGGCGCCGGAGGCCGTGGCCTCGCTCACTCTGCTGTGCGGCACACCCCGCTTCGTCGCCGAACCCGGCTGGCCGGGAATGGAGGCGGCCACGCTGGCGCGTTTCGCCGACGGTTTTCTGGCCGACTACCAGGATGCCTGCCGGCGCTTTTTGGCCTTGCAGGTCTGGGGCATGCCGGGCGAGCGGGAACTGCTGCGCGAGGTCCGCAGCCAGCTGGCGGGGCGGCCGCAGCCGGAGCGGACGGCGCTCCTGGCAGGGCTGGACGTGCTGCGCCATGCCGATCTGCGCCCGGTATTGCGTGAGCTTCGGCAGCCGGTGCAGGCCCTGCTCGGCCGGCGCGACAAGCTGGTGCCGGCCGGTCTCGGGGCCGTGCTCGCCGAACTGAAACCGGGCTTGACCAGTCACCGCATCGACAACGCGCCCCATGTTCCTTTCCTGACCCACGGCGACCAGACGGCCCGCCTGATCGATGAATTCATTTCCTTGCCGTAA
- the bioC gene encoding malonyl-ACP O-methyltransferase BioC: protein MNSFPCRNAEPFAPAADTPEKRWVGASFGSAAAGYDGVAALQREVGDSLLARIRPLGLRPARVLDLGAGTGHLTGPLVSAFPEACCLAVDIAEGMLRFLRAHRPAADSIGLVVGDAEALPLADASVDLIFSNMAFQWCERLDVAFAECRRVLRPGGRLVFSTFGEDTLGELRTAWSALDGYSHVNAFSTRRSVEQSLRAQGFSKVRVEAAIVGRGYPSVMALMKELKALGARNLTRNRPRHLLGRHTLERVAEAYGRLPGMASGVTASFEVLTALVEK from the coding sequence ATGAATTCATTTCCTTGCCGTAACGCCGAGCCGTTTGCGCCGGCCGCGGATACACCCGAGAAGCGCTGGGTCGGTGCCTCGTTCGGTTCTGCGGCCGCCGGGTACGATGGCGTCGCGGCATTGCAGCGGGAGGTCGGCGACTCGCTGCTGGCGCGGATTCGCCCTCTCGGGCTGCGGCCTGCGCGGGTGCTGGACCTCGGGGCAGGCACCGGGCATTTGACCGGACCGTTGGTTTCGGCCTTCCCGGAGGCCTGCTGCCTGGCGGTGGACATTGCCGAAGGCATGCTCCGGTTCCTGCGCGCGCATCGGCCCGCCGCCGACAGCATCGGCCTCGTCGTGGGCGACGCGGAGGCGCTGCCGCTGGCAGACGCATCCGTCGACCTGATCTTCTCCAACATGGCGTTCCAATGGTGCGAACGCCTGGACGTCGCCTTTGCGGAATGCCGCCGCGTGCTCCGTCCGGGCGGCAGGCTGGTGTTCAGTACCTTCGGCGAGGACACACTGGGCGAACTGCGGACGGCATGGAGCGCGCTCGACGGCTACAGCCACGTCAATGCGTTCTCGACTCGCCGCTCGGTGGAGCAGAGCTTGCGGGCCCAGGGATTCTCGAAGGTCCGGGTGGAGGCCGCAATCGTAGGACGCGGCTATCCTTCCGTCATGGCGCTGATGAAAGAGTTGAAGGCGCTGGGAGCGCGCAACCTGACCCGGAACCGGCCCCGCCATCTGCTCGGCCGGCATACGCTGGAACGGGTGGCCGAGGCCTACGGCCGCCTGCCGGGCATGGCGTCAGGCGTGACCGCCAGCTTTGAAGTGTTGACCGCGCTGGTCGAAAAATGA
- the bioD gene encoding dethiobiotin synthase codes for MAQGFFITGTGTGIGKTRVSLALIRELRRRGFRVAAMKPVATGAVWRNGSLRHEDAELLLAAANVEAAYDEVNAFAYQTPTSPHIAASLESRPVDIDAIVAHNEALASRADWVIVEGVGGWEVPLNDHEKVSDLAEALRWPVVLVVDLRLGCLNHALLSAAAIGRSCVRPAGWIGNVIEPEFPYLDEYLRTLDESLPEPRLALLPWCPDGHPESSGLVLSAAFEQWAG; via the coding sequence GTGGCACAAGGCTTTTTCATTACGGGTACGGGCACGGGGATCGGCAAAACCCGTGTTTCCCTGGCGCTGATACGCGAACTGCGCCGAAGGGGATTCCGGGTCGCCGCCATGAAGCCGGTGGCAACCGGCGCGGTGTGGAGGAATGGCAGTCTGCGTCATGAGGACGCCGAACTCCTGCTGGCGGCGGCGAACGTCGAAGCGGCCTACGACGAGGTAAACGCTTTCGCCTACCAAACGCCGACTTCGCCCCATATCGCCGCCAGTCTGGAGAGCCGGCCCGTCGACATCGATGCGATCGTCGCTCACAACGAAGCACTGGCGAGCCGGGCCGATTGGGTGATCGTGGAAGGCGTCGGCGGATGGGAAGTGCCGTTGAACGATCACGAGAAGGTATCCGATCTCGCCGAGGCGCTGCGCTGGCCTGTGGTGCTGGTCGTGGACCTGCGTCTGGGCTGCCTGAATCATGCGCTGCTCAGCGCCGCGGCGATCGGCCGCTCCTGCGTGCGCCCGGCCGGGTGGATCGGCAATGTGATCGAGCCCGAGTTCCCCTATCTGGACGAATACCTCCGCACCCTGGACGAATCGCTGCCGGAGCCGCGTCTGGCCCTGCTTCCATGGTGCCCGGATGGCCATCCGGAATCTTCCGGGCTGGTCCTGTCGGCGGCGTTCGAACAGTGGGCGGGATGA
- a CDS encoding MBL fold metallo-hydrolase RNA specificity domain-containing protein: MELGFFGATGTVTGSKYLVTEGQSRILVDCGLFQGFKQLRLRNREPFPVAPDSLEALVLTHAHIDHSGYIPLLVRNGFAGRIHCTPATLDLCRILLPDSGHLQEEEAEYANRRGFSRHHPALPLYTREDAERCLDLFEPVDCGREVRLGGEFRFRFQPAGHILGAASVVLRGRRSSLAFSGDLGRPQDPTMRSPAPCPAADFLVVESTYGNRRHGAEDPVEAFGDYIGRTFRRGGVVLIPAFAVGRAQTVLYCIHRLKAAGKMPDVPVYLDSPMAVDATELFGRYRSEHRLSSAEAEAVCRTARYVNTAEESKGLSASRMPMILISASGMATGGRVLHHLKAFAPDHRNTVLFTGFQAPGTRGAAILGGAEAVKIHGEYVPIRAEVGLVENLSAHADWGEILDWLRQSPKPPLQTFITHGEPEAADALRFRIEHELGWDCRVPEYRETVGLG; encoded by the coding sequence ATGGAACTGGGCTTCTTCGGCGCCACCGGGACGGTCACCGGTTCCAAATATCTGGTGACCGAGGGGCAGAGCCGCATTCTCGTGGACTGCGGGCTGTTCCAGGGATTCAAGCAGCTCCGGCTGCGCAACCGCGAGCCTTTCCCGGTGGCGCCGGACAGTCTCGAGGCACTGGTTTTGACCCACGCGCATATCGACCACAGCGGTTATATCCCTCTGCTGGTGCGCAACGGTTTCGCCGGACGCATCCATTGCACCCCGGCGACCCTCGATCTCTGCCGGATCCTGCTGCCCGACAGCGGCCACCTGCAGGAAGAGGAAGCCGAGTACGCCAACCGGCGCGGTTTCTCACGCCATCATCCGGCCTTGCCGCTATACACGCGGGAAGATGCCGAGCGTTGCCTCGATTTGTTCGAGCCGGTCGATTGCGGCCGCGAGGTGCGGTTGGGCGGCGAATTCCGGTTCCGCTTCCAGCCGGCGGGACATATCCTCGGGGCGGCTTCGGTGGTGCTCCGGGGCCGGCGTTCCTCCCTCGCGTTCTCGGGCGACCTGGGGCGGCCGCAAGATCCGACCATGCGCAGCCCGGCGCCTTGCCCGGCGGCCGATTTCCTCGTGGTCGAATCCACCTATGGCAACCGCCGCCACGGCGCGGAAGACCCGGTGGAAGCGTTCGGGGACTACATCGGACGGACCTTTCGCCGCGGCGGTGTCGTGCTGATCCCAGCGTTTGCCGTCGGCCGTGCCCAGACCGTGTTGTACTGCATCCACCGTTTGAAGGCTGCCGGGAAAATGCCGGATGTTCCCGTCTACCTCGACAGTCCGATGGCCGTCGACGCCACCGAGTTGTTCGGCCGTTATCGCTCGGAGCACCGGCTTTCCTCCGCGGAGGCCGAGGCGGTGTGCCGGACCGCACGCTACGTCAATACCGCAGAGGAGTCCAAGGGGCTGAGTGCCAGCCGGATGCCGATGATCCTGATCTCGGCGAGCGGCATGGCGACCGGCGGACGCGTGCTGCACCATCTCAAGGCCTTCGCTCCGGACCACCGCAATACCGTGCTGTTCACGGGCTTCCAGGCGCCGGGGACGCGTGGCGCGGCAATTCTGGGCGGCGCCGAAGCGGTCAAGATCCATGGCGAATACGTTCCGATCCGGGCCGAGGTGGGGCTGGTCGAAAACTTGTCGGCCCATGCCGATTGGGGTGAAATTCTCGACTGGCTGCGTCAATCGCCCAAACCGCCGCTCCAGACGTTCATCACCCACGGCGAGCCCGAAGCGGCAGATGCACTCCGTTTCCGGATCGAGCATGAACTTGGCTGGGACTGCCGGGTGCCCGAATACCGCGAAACGGTCGGTTTGGGATGA
- a CDS encoding Nif3-like dinuclear metal center hexameric protein has product MATTRSALEQFLAVLLNPGAFADYGPNGLQIEGREEIRRIAFAVSATAHSVAAAAEWQADALIVHHGLFWTFHGARPLVGPFAGRVFPLVRNAINLFAYHLPLDAHPEIGNAAVLGHRIGLGEQAPFGDHQGCPTGVRGKLQVTLPASALRERLAEILEHPVLLATPDATAPVRTVGIITGGANGGWAEAAKAGLDAYISGEMSEHDWHEAQEAGIHMYAGGHNATERFGIQALMERIRRDLDVACRFIPSVNPA; this is encoded by the coding sequence ATGGCAACCACCCGCTCCGCTCTCGAACAATTCCTCGCTGTGCTGCTGAATCCCGGCGCGTTCGCCGATTATGGCCCGAATGGCCTGCAGATCGAGGGACGCGAGGAAATCCGGCGGATCGCCTTCGCGGTGTCCGCGACGGCCCATTCCGTCGCTGCGGCCGCCGAATGGCAGGCCGACGCTCTGATCGTGCATCACGGCCTGTTCTGGACATTCCACGGTGCACGGCCGCTGGTCGGACCGTTCGCGGGGCGGGTGTTTCCGCTGGTGCGCAATGCCATTAATCTATTCGCCTACCACTTGCCGCTCGACGCCCATCCCGAAATCGGCAATGCGGCGGTGCTGGGACACAGGATCGGCCTGGGCGAACAGGCGCCGTTCGGCGACCATCAGGGCTGCCCGACCGGTGTTCGGGGCAAGCTGCAGGTGACGCTGCCGGCTTCGGCGCTACGCGAGCGGCTGGCGGAAATCCTCGAACATCCGGTGCTGCTGGCCACGCCGGATGCGACGGCGCCGGTCCGCACGGTCGGGATCATCACCGGTGGAGCCAACGGCGGCTGGGCCGAGGCGGCAAAGGCGGGCCTGGACGCCTACATCAGCGGGGAAATGAGCGAACACGACTGGCACGAGGCGCAGGAGGCGGGGATACATATGTATGCCGGCGGACACAACGCCACCGAGCGGTTCGGCATTCAGGCCCTGATGGAACGGATCCGACGCGATCTGGACGTAGCGTGCCGATTCATCCCGAGTGTAAACCCGGCATAA